One genomic segment of Mycolicibacterium chubuense NBB4 includes these proteins:
- a CDS encoding sugar transferase produces the protein MQLDLEAASHTPSSRPTVPRLHAATQPAAAQTAPWTRFVDYLRAESGYVALTVGLDVWAAFWSVLFAQWSITGNDSRGVYGWSWAFVPILVIILSTRSLYKRRLSHRFLDEFEPVETSIAVASLFLLALMTWWVIPQFPAGTVLPEYVRPSEMMLRVWLWAAFLVPLVRLARSMAQRYLRRKHNFGVPALIVGSGPVAHQLLTRMRQVPDYGLRPVGLLDDQRPVEAEMLEAPYLGTTDNLEVIARARGAEELIIAPSTIPDEQLAHTAQLAQNLGMRVRVVPRLMDAVGGGATVEHLGGIPLMVLCHTDPKGWQFTIKHVMDRTVAAVGLLMISPVFLTLMLLVRFSSPGPIFFGQDRIGRDGKVFQCLKFRSMRPVDPDATHFELKDGAAPGGVEGEDRRTRIGKIMRKTSLDELPQLLNVLRGDMSLVGPRPERPEFVELFEMQIRRYGDRHRVKAGMTGWAQVHGLRGQTSIADRAEFDNYYIENWNILLDVKILLLTVLAVLRSAED, from the coding sequence ATGCAGCTAGACCTCGAGGCGGCCAGTCACACGCCGAGTAGCCGGCCGACGGTGCCGCGGCTGCATGCGGCGACCCAACCCGCCGCTGCTCAGACCGCGCCCTGGACCCGTTTCGTCGACTACCTCCGCGCTGAATCCGGGTACGTCGCCCTCACCGTCGGACTCGACGTCTGGGCGGCGTTCTGGTCGGTGCTGTTCGCCCAGTGGTCCATCACCGGGAACGACTCGCGCGGTGTCTACGGATGGTCCTGGGCTTTCGTGCCGATTCTCGTGATCATCCTGTCGACGCGGTCGCTGTACAAGCGCAGACTCAGTCACCGGTTCCTCGATGAGTTCGAGCCCGTGGAGACCTCCATCGCGGTGGCGTCGCTGTTCTTGTTGGCCCTCATGACGTGGTGGGTGATCCCTCAGTTCCCGGCCGGCACCGTGCTTCCCGAATACGTCCGGCCCAGCGAGATGATGCTTCGCGTCTGGCTCTGGGCTGCCTTCCTGGTTCCCCTGGTGCGCCTCGCCCGGTCGATGGCGCAGCGCTATCTCCGGCGCAAGCACAACTTCGGGGTACCGGCGCTGATCGTCGGCTCCGGCCCGGTGGCCCACCAACTGCTGACCCGGATGCGTCAGGTGCCCGACTACGGTCTACGCCCGGTCGGTCTGCTCGACGACCAGCGTCCCGTCGAGGCCGAGATGCTCGAGGCGCCCTACCTCGGGACGACGGACAACCTCGAGGTCATCGCACGAGCCCGCGGCGCCGAAGAACTGATCATCGCGCCGTCGACTATCCCCGACGAACAGCTGGCCCACACCGCTCAGCTGGCCCAAAACCTCGGGATGCGGGTGCGGGTCGTGCCACGGCTGATGGACGCCGTCGGCGGGGGAGCGACGGTCGAGCACCTGGGCGGCATCCCGCTGATGGTGCTCTGCCACACCGATCCCAAGGGATGGCAGTTCACCATCAAACACGTGATGGACCGCACCGTCGCCGCGGTGGGTCTGCTGATGATCTCGCCGGTGTTTCTCACGCTCATGCTTCTGGTCAGGTTCAGCTCACCGGGCCCGATCTTCTTCGGGCAAGATCGCATCGGTCGCGACGGCAAGGTCTTCCAGTGCCTGAAGTTCCGGAGCATGCGTCCGGTGGACCCGGACGCGACGCACTTCGAGTTGAAGGACGGGGCAGCGCCCGGTGGCGTCGAAGGCGAGGACCGCCGCACCCGAATCGGCAAGATCATGCGCAAGACCTCGCTCGACGAACTGCCCCAGCTGCTCAACGTGCTGCGCGGCGACATGAGCCTCGTCGGTCCGCGCCCCGAGCGACCCGAGTTCGTCGAGTTGTTCGAAATGCAGATACGGCGCTACGGCGACCGGCACCGGGTCAAGGCCGGCATGACCGGGTGGGCGCAGGTGCACGGTCTGCGCGGACAGACCTCGATCGCCGACCGCGCCGAGTTCGACAACTACTACATCGAGAACTGGAACATCCTCCTCGACGTCAAGATCCTGCTGCTGACCGTGCTGGCAGTGCTCCGCAGCGCCGAGGACTGA
- a CDS encoding chromosome condensation protein CrcB codes for MPGRHRASRAQPVAVIVGGAAGAVLRYAIAATWPLPRQVLMSTVLTAAIAFLIAGFLIANASTSTPRAAILGMCASAASLSAYALFTISQTPKLSIASLVLTPAAAIGGLLCGLLIARVAAQC; via the coding sequence GTGCCGGGCCGACATCGCGCGTCGAGAGCGCAGCCCGTGGCGGTGATCGTGGGCGGAGCGGCCGGTGCAGTCCTGCGCTATGCGATCGCCGCGACGTGGCCACTGCCGCGACAGGTTCTGATGTCGACAGTGCTGACGGCCGCAATCGCGTTCCTGATCGCCGGGTTCCTGATCGCCAACGCCTCAACGTCCACGCCGCGCGCCGCGATCCTGGGCATGTGTGCCAGCGCCGCGAGCCTGAGCGCCTACGCGCTGTTCACCATCAGCCAGACGCCCAAGCTGTCGATCGCCTCTCTTGTCCTCACGCCCGCGGCGGCCATCGGTGGGCTGCTGTGCGGACTCCTGATCGCGCGAGTAGCAGCTCAATGCTGA
- a CDS encoding GtrA family protein, with protein MSFADATIRRLPGPIRPYAERHHELIKFAIVGASTFIIDSAIFFTLKLTILEPKPVTAKIIAGIVAVIASYIFNREWSFRDRGGRERHHEALLFFVVSGVGVLLSMAPLWVSSYVLMLRAPMVSLMTENIADFISAYLIGNLLQMAFRFWAFRRYVFPDEFARNPEKALESTLTVGGIAEALEDEYELRHPNGGEPDNVTPMRPSRRRRARQLGGSTDPRVSKTS; from the coding sequence GTGTCCTTTGCCGATGCGACGATCCGCCGCCTCCCTGGCCCGATCCGTCCCTACGCCGAGCGGCACCACGAGCTCATCAAGTTCGCCATCGTCGGTGCGTCGACGTTCATCATCGACTCGGCGATCTTCTTCACGCTGAAGCTGACGATTCTCGAGCCCAAGCCGGTGACCGCGAAGATCATTGCGGGCATCGTCGCGGTGATCGCCTCCTACATCTTCAACAGGGAGTGGAGCTTCCGGGACCGCGGCGGCCGCGAGCGGCACCACGAGGCGCTGCTGTTCTTCGTGGTCAGCGGTGTCGGGGTGCTGCTGAGCATGGCCCCCCTGTGGGTCTCGAGCTACGTGCTGATGCTGCGCGCGCCGATGGTGTCGCTGATGACCGAGAACATCGCCGACTTCATCTCGGCCTACCTCATCGGCAACCTGCTGCAGATGGCCTTCCGGTTCTGGGCTTTCCGCCGCTACGTGTTCCCCGACGAGTTCGCCCGCAACCCGGAGAAGGCGCTGGAGTCCACGCTGACCGTGGGCGGTATCGCCGAGGCGCTCGAGGACGAGTACGAGCTGCGCCACCCGAACGGGGGCGAGCCGGACAACGTCACGCCGATGCGGCCCTCGCGCCGGCGCCGGGCCCGCCAGCTCGGCGGCTCGACCGACCCGCGGGTGTCGAAGACTTCGTGA
- a CDS encoding low molecular weight phosphatase family protein, which yields MFVCTGNICRSPMAERFAIAYSAQLKLANFSASSAGIRAVVGHAIHPSAALVLESLGGDASSFAARQFIPTMAADADLILTMTTAHRDAVLELAPRALHRTFVLAEAARLASEGGAATVADLSHLRAQFPSDSIAQISDPIGQSIEVFETVGAQIADLLQPLIGLCSRSAMPKES from the coding sequence CTGTTCGTTTGCACTGGAAATATCTGCCGATCGCCGATGGCGGAGCGGTTTGCCATTGCTTACAGCGCACAGCTCAAGCTTGCAAACTTCTCAGCCTCGAGTGCCGGAATCCGCGCCGTGGTCGGCCATGCGATTCATCCGTCCGCCGCACTCGTACTCGAAAGTCTCGGGGGGGACGCGTCGAGCTTCGCCGCGCGTCAGTTCATTCCGACGATGGCTGCCGACGCGGATCTCATCCTCACGATGACAACGGCGCATCGTGACGCCGTCCTAGAACTTGCCCCACGCGCACTGCATCGTACATTTGTCTTGGCTGAAGCCGCGAGACTCGCTAGTGAAGGCGGTGCTGCCACCGTCGCGGACCTCTCCCACCTTCGCGCGCAGTTCCCGTCAGATAGCATCGCCCAGATATCGGACCCGATCGGCCAGAGTATCGAGGTCTTCGAGACTGTGGGTGCGCAGATCGCTGATCTGTTACAACCGCTTATCGGTCTGTGTAGCCGTTCGGCGATGCCGAAAGAATCATAG
- a CDS encoding undecaprenyl diphosphate synthase family protein, protein MGLIPDGLRRWAHTNGTTLADAYLRGAAKVVEIVSTLQHRGVQTVSVYNLSRANLARRDDELDAVYAASIHFFTTLIPNHFDPAVCSLRLHGDRNVLPQRYLAAAEACESLMRGPDFRINILAAYDAYDELRAAHRRGQRDGCDIGKAFDIDDVDLVIRTTPEPLLSGFLPLQSQYAQLIFLSTPLNDLTVQDIDDFIAQHRRFPQLRGR, encoded by the coding sequence GTGGGGTTGATTCCCGACGGGTTGCGGCGCTGGGCACATACGAACGGCACCACGTTGGCCGATGCGTACCTGCGGGGCGCGGCGAAGGTGGTCGAAATCGTGTCGACGCTGCAGCACCGCGGGGTGCAGACCGTGTCGGTGTACAACCTCAGCCGTGCGAATCTTGCACGGCGCGACGATGAACTCGACGCGGTGTATGCGGCGTCGATCCACTTCTTCACCACGCTGATCCCCAACCACTTCGACCCCGCGGTCTGCAGCCTGCGCCTGCACGGCGACCGGAATGTGCTGCCGCAGCGCTATCTTGCTGCCGCCGAGGCGTGCGAATCGCTCATGCGCGGGCCCGACTTCCGGATCAACATCCTGGCGGCCTATGACGCCTACGACGAACTGCGCGCCGCGCACCGGCGCGGGCAGCGCGACGGGTGCGACATCGGCAAGGCGTTCGACATCGACGACGTCGACCTCGTCATCCGCACCACGCCGGAGCCGCTGCTCAGCGGATTCCTGCCGCTGCAAAGCCAATACGCGCAACTGATCTTCCTGTCCACACCGCTGAACGATCTGACGGTGCAGGACATCGACGACTTCATCGCGCAGCACCGACGCTTTCCCCAGCTTCGTGGTCGGTGA
- a CDS encoding NAD(P)/FAD-dependent oxidoreductase gives MQSSRNPLIIGAGPAGLTAGLELVKRGVTPRIYEASAHVGGLARTPADGDWRIDPGGHRFFTRSEDVADLWRSLLPADQWIAVPRRSAMLVRGHYVQYPLVGRHLLTQMGLHRGARGAGSLMWHRFRRGMGSDHSGSFRDWGRREFGRYWYDLFFDGYVRKTWLTDPEEITSDWANQRIKPIGWRLSRGVDPMDQDVFRYPRHGPGQLWEAAAATLRDHGVGIALNSPIVHARYDGTTWMLEKQNGTTASGDALFSSMPLRSLVDALEPEPPKHIKTIAARLRHRSLITVAVALSKRYDIPYNWVYTPEPHLRVGRIQNYGRWSRDLSPRDWNGTFVGLEYFLLPDSDLWVAGDDGLGAVVEQDLAALGLDASTIERVIVVRSQHAYPIYNSARDRSVVRVRDYLREHYPSLHPMGRNGMHHYDNQDHAMLSAMRSVGRYFGENVDPWQVNSDLGYHEHGVLKR, from the coding sequence ATGCAGTCGTCGCGCAATCCGTTGATCATCGGCGCAGGGCCCGCCGGCCTCACCGCCGGCCTCGAGCTGGTCAAGCGCGGGGTGACGCCGCGCATCTACGAGGCCTCCGCCCACGTCGGCGGGCTGGCGCGCACACCGGCCGACGGCGACTGGCGCATCGACCCGGGCGGCCACCGGTTCTTCACTCGAAGCGAGGACGTCGCCGACCTGTGGCGCTCCCTGCTACCCGCCGACCAGTGGATCGCGGTGCCGCGGCGCTCCGCCATGCTCGTCCGCGGCCATTACGTGCAGTATCCGCTCGTCGGCCGGCATCTGCTGACGCAGATGGGGCTGCACCGCGGAGCGCGTGGTGCCGGCAGCTTGATGTGGCATCGATTCCGGCGCGGCATGGGGAGCGATCACTCGGGGAGCTTCCGGGATTGGGGGAGAAGAGAATTCGGCCGCTACTGGTACGACCTGTTCTTCGACGGTTATGTCCGGAAGACGTGGCTGACGGACCCCGAGGAGATCACCAGCGACTGGGCGAACCAGCGGATCAAACCGATCGGCTGGCGCCTGTCGCGCGGCGTCGACCCGATGGATCAGGACGTCTTCCGCTACCCGCGGCACGGACCCGGCCAACTCTGGGAGGCCGCCGCCGCGACCCTGCGCGACCACGGTGTCGGCATCGCACTGAACTCGCCGATCGTGCACGCCCGCTACGACGGGACGACCTGGATGCTCGAGAAGCAGAACGGAACCACCGCGTCCGGCGATGCGTTGTTCTCGAGCATGCCGCTGCGCTCACTGGTCGACGCGCTGGAGCCCGAACCGCCGAAGCACATCAAGACGATCGCCGCGCGCCTGAGGCACCGCTCCCTGATCACCGTCGCGGTCGCACTGTCGAAACGCTATGACATTCCTTATAACTGGGTGTACACCCCGGAGCCCCATTTGCGCGTGGGGCGAATTCAGAATTACGGGCGCTGGTCACGCGATCTGTCGCCCCGCGACTGGAACGGCACCTTCGTCGGGCTCGAGTACTTCCTCCTACCGGACAGCGATCTCTGGGTGGCCGGTGACGACGGCCTCGGCGCGGTCGTCGAGCAAGATCTCGCCGCACTCGGCCTCGACGCATCGACGATCGAGCGGGTCATCGTCGTCCGGTCCCAACACGCCTATCCGATCTACAACTCGGCGCGGGACCGCAGCGTGGTGCGGGTCCGCGATTATCTGCGTGAGCACTACCCGTCGCTGCACCCCATGGGCCGCAACGGAATGCACCACTACGACAATCAAGATCACGCGATGCTGAGCGCGATGCGCAGTGTCGGACGCTACTTCGGGGAGAACGTCGACCCGTGGCAGGTCAACTCCGACCTCGGCTATCACGAACACGGCGTGCTGAAGAGGTAA
- a CDS encoding PH domain-containing protein, translated as MGYPESVLAKDEHVVVHRHPHWGRLFLPAVILIVATAAAAFVAGYINTLHWQTSAKNIVFLVIAAVWLIIIGWLSVWPFFNWWTTHFVITDRRVMFRHGVLTRSGIDIPLARINSVEFRHGLMDRILRTGTLIIESASQDPLEFHDIPRVERVHSLLYHEVFDTLGTEESPS; from the coding sequence GTGGGCTATCCGGAGAGCGTGCTGGCCAAGGACGAACACGTGGTCGTCCATCGCCACCCGCACTGGGGGCGTCTGTTCCTTCCCGCGGTGATCTTGATCGTCGCGACCGCCGCCGCGGCGTTCGTCGCGGGCTACATCAACACCCTGCACTGGCAAACCTCCGCGAAGAACATCGTGTTCCTCGTCATTGCGGCGGTCTGGCTCATCATCATCGGGTGGCTGTCGGTGTGGCCGTTCTTCAACTGGTGGACCACCCACTTCGTCATCACCGACCGTCGCGTGATGTTCCGGCACGGTGTGCTCACCCGCTCCGGCATCGACATCCCGCTGGCGCGGATCAACAGCGTCGAGTTCCGGCACGGCTTGATGGACCGCATCCTGCGCACCGGCACGCTGATCATCGAGTCCGCGTCGCAGGACCCGCTGGAGTTCCACGACATCCCCCGAGTCGAGCGGGTGCACTCGCTGCTCTATCACGAAGTCTTCGACACGCTGGGCACCGAAGAGTCGCCCAGCTGA
- a CDS encoding GAF domain-containing protein codes for MTTLLPGFDESLNRALEECAREAGEDVDTYVVRAVASQMLADLMRAENPLAKDLLNRFSVSGVFTSSGMPNVTAVVNDPDRLNALYATGLLDSPPEQIYDRITRAAADALDAPYSAVSLVDVDRQFFKSTAGMDIGGGERQTPLDQSVCQYAVANGSPLVLEDARNDPIFKNHPVVRSGAVVAYLGIPLMDHTGHAIGTLCVFDNKPRLWSTGHVQVLGDLAALAAERIFGSASGRAS; via the coding sequence GTGACGACTTTGCTGCCCGGGTTCGACGAATCGCTCAACCGCGCGCTCGAGGAATGCGCGCGCGAGGCGGGCGAGGATGTCGACACCTATGTGGTCCGCGCGGTCGCATCGCAGATGCTGGCCGACCTGATGCGCGCCGAAAATCCCCTTGCCAAGGACCTGCTCAATCGGTTTTCGGTTTCGGGAGTGTTCACATCGAGTGGGATGCCGAATGTGACGGCGGTGGTGAACGACCCCGACCGTCTCAACGCGCTCTATGCCACCGGGCTTCTCGATTCGCCGCCGGAACAGATCTACGACCGAATCACCCGTGCGGCCGCCGACGCCCTCGACGCCCCGTACTCCGCGGTATCGCTGGTCGATGTCGACCGCCAGTTCTTCAAGAGCACGGCAGGTATGGATATCGGTGGTGGGGAAAGGCAAACGCCACTGGATCAGTCCGTCTGCCAATACGCAGTGGCTAATGGATCTCCGCTGGTGCTCGAAGACGCCCGCAACGATCCTATTTTCAAGAACCATCCCGTCGTTCGCAGCGGCGCGGTCGTCGCCTATCTCGGTATTCCCTTGATGGATCACACCGGCCATGCCATCGGCACGCTGTGTGTGTTCGACAACAAGCCACGGTTGTGGAGCACGGGCCATGTGCAGGTTCTCGGAGATCTCGCCGCGCTCGCGGCCGAGCGGATCTTCGGTTCCGCGTCGGGTCGAGCCAGCTAA
- a CDS encoding YdcF family protein, with the protein MSRGRVANAGPIPASIAAMVLLLFLNGFTGTLLFTHAKPDPLRKVDAIVVLGGEHDGREAYGLKLAQRGYAPTVLMSDPYGSKDPVMRKACRPRAGIEVICRPPVPSTTRGEALMTRAFADARGWRSIIVISWRYHLPRARHIFEQCFASSTRTVVMRDVPRAYPFSVAQWQYTYLYQYAGFVKAEIQGSCG; encoded by the coding sequence GTGTCGCGGGGGAGGGTGGCCAACGCCGGCCCGATCCCTGCCTCGATCGCCGCGATGGTCCTGCTGCTCTTCCTCAACGGCTTCACCGGGACGCTGCTGTTCACCCATGCGAAGCCGGATCCGCTGCGGAAGGTCGACGCGATCGTCGTGCTCGGCGGTGAGCACGACGGCCGCGAGGCGTACGGGCTGAAACTGGCCCAGCGGGGCTACGCGCCCACCGTGCTGATGTCGGACCCCTACGGGTCGAAGGACCCGGTGATGCGCAAGGCGTGCCGGCCGCGCGCCGGCATCGAGGTGATCTGCCGGCCGCCGGTGCCCAGCACCACCCGCGGAGAGGCGCTGATGACGCGGGCCTTCGCCGACGCGCGAGGCTGGCGCTCGATCATCGTGATCAGCTGGCGCTACCACCTGCCGCGGGCGCGGCACATCTTCGAGCAGTGCTTCGCGTCGTCGACACGGACGGTGGTCATGCGCGACGTGCCGCGGGCGTATCCGTTCTCGGTGGCGCAGTGGCAGTACACCTATCTGTATCAGTACGCCGGGTTCGTCAAAGCAGAGATCCAGGGCTCCTGCGGCTAG
- a CDS encoding sugar transferase, translating into MTAVNDRLDISANIVPIPTKIPAWQRGYSRRLVAIDLLGVMLAVGLAQWLRFGGLTGDMETNRYLGYPVVSVAIAVIWMVVLTINHSRSPRIIGSGAEEYRRVLLATLAVFGGVAIVSMLFKLEIARGYLMIALPAGIALLVLLRWVARQVVVRVRQKYGRCITRVLVVGSAPAVRDLTTSLHREPRSEYEVVGACIPGPIPRTKIDVPGVGAIPTFGDESNVVGAVTATNSHAVAVTATERLDGRGIRDLSWELEKLEIDLLVAPGVVDIAGPRLQMRPVAGLPLIHVEKPQYHGAKRFQKRLFDILFSSAVLLCGSPILIAVALAVKLTSKGPIFYRQERIGLDGHPFCMIKFRTMVDGADKMVDKLSALNESDGGVLFKIREDPRVTSVGKILRKYSIDELPQFINVLKRDMSVVGPRPPLAKEVKSYDDYAKRRLLVRPGITGLWQVSGRSDLSWEDSVRLDLFYVENWSMISDLIIAVKTVKAMLGHSGAY; encoded by the coding sequence ATGACTGCGGTCAACGATCGGCTGGATATTTCAGCAAACATCGTTCCGATTCCAACCAAGATTCCTGCGTGGCAACGGGGATATTCCCGTCGGCTCGTGGCAATTGACCTGCTCGGAGTCATGCTTGCTGTCGGATTGGCGCAGTGGTTGCGCTTCGGGGGACTGACTGGCGACATGGAGACCAACCGATACCTCGGCTATCCCGTGGTTTCGGTCGCCATTGCAGTGATCTGGATGGTCGTCCTTACTATCAACCACTCGCGGTCGCCGAGGATCATCGGCTCGGGTGCCGAGGAGTACCGCCGAGTGTTGCTCGCGACTCTCGCGGTCTTTGGTGGCGTGGCGATCGTTTCAATGCTGTTCAAACTCGAGATCGCTCGTGGCTATCTGATGATCGCGTTGCCTGCCGGCATTGCGCTCTTGGTCTTACTCCGGTGGGTGGCGCGCCAGGTTGTCGTCCGGGTGCGTCAGAAGTACGGACGCTGCATTACGCGCGTCCTTGTTGTCGGGAGCGCCCCAGCGGTTCGTGATCTCACGACGTCGTTGCATCGAGAGCCGAGGTCCGAGTACGAGGTGGTTGGCGCCTGCATTCCAGGTCCCATCCCCAGGACGAAGATCGACGTTCCGGGCGTCGGCGCGATCCCGACCTTCGGTGACGAGTCGAATGTCGTCGGTGCCGTGACTGCCACAAATAGCCATGCCGTCGCGGTCACGGCGACGGAGCGGCTTGATGGCCGCGGCATCCGCGACTTGTCGTGGGAGTTGGAGAAGCTCGAGATCGACCTCTTGGTTGCGCCTGGCGTAGTCGATATCGCCGGGCCGCGGCTACAGATGCGCCCCGTCGCCGGCCTTCCGCTGATCCATGTGGAGAAGCCGCAGTACCACGGGGCCAAGCGCTTTCAGAAGCGCCTCTTCGACATCCTTTTCTCCAGCGCCGTGCTGTTGTGCGGCTCGCCAATCTTGATCGCTGTCGCGCTCGCCGTGAAGCTGACCAGTAAGGGTCCGATCTTTTACCGCCAGGAGCGCATCGGTCTCGATGGCCATCCCTTCTGCATGATCAAGTTCCGCACCATGGTCGACGGCGCGGACAAGATGGTCGACAAGCTCTCCGCTCTCAACGAGAGTGACGGTGGGGTGCTCTTCAAGATTCGCGAGGATCCGCGGGTTACTTCCGTTGGAAAGATCCTGCGCAAGTACAGCATTGACGAGTTGCCGCAGTTCATCAACGTCCTCAAGCGCGACATGAGTGTCGTCGGACCACGTCCGCCTCTGGCGAAAGAGGTCAAGTCCTACGACGACTACGCCAAGCGGCGCCTGCTCGTCCGCCCGGGCATCACCGGCCTGTGGCAGGTGAGCGGACGCTCCGACCTGTCGTGGGAGGACTCGGTGCGCCTCGACCTCTTCTACGTCGAGAACTGGTCGATGATTTCCGACCTCATCATCGCCGTGAAGACCGTCAAGGCGATGCTCGGTCACTCCGGCGCTTACTGA